Proteins from a genomic interval of uncultured Flavobacterium sp.:
- a CDS encoding ADP-ribosylglycohydrolase family protein, whose product MILEAAIGDAYGAGFEFRDLDFISQNNDLTQYHKHGLYTEIYKRYTDDTQMAIAISELLLEEENWNEIKVADKFVEVFHRDKRRGYSDRVYNALDASTNGTDFIKIINNGSNGNGSAMRAYGIGYLKNIDQLMEFCEIQAKTSHHTIEGISCAKRIALAVHYFKYNLGDGSTLIPFLNETLKENETYRINSPIDMHGYPTTQSVIKIVSEATSMKDCLKTSIDYGGDTDTVAALCMAILSHKQNCDKVLPSFLYEDLENDKFGKDFLIKLDLELSNKFK is encoded by the coding sequence ATGATACTAGAAGCAGCAATAGGCGACGCATATGGCGCAGGTTTTGAATTTCGCGATTTAGATTTTATTTCTCAAAACAACGATCTGACTCAATATCATAAACACGGACTTTACACCGAGATTTATAAAAGATATACAGACGATACTCAAATGGCAATCGCAATTTCAGAATTGTTATTAGAAGAGGAAAACTGGAATGAGATTAAAGTTGCTGATAAGTTTGTCGAAGTTTTTCACAGAGATAAAAGACGTGGATATTCAGATAGAGTTTATAATGCTTTAGACGCCAGTACAAATGGAACTGATTTCATTAAAATAATCAATAACGGTAGTAACGGAAACGGTTCTGCAATGAGAGCATACGGCATTGGTTATCTAAAAAATATAGATCAATTGATGGAGTTTTGCGAAATTCAGGCAAAGACTTCTCATCACACCATCGAAGGAATAAGTTGTGCAAAACGTATCGCTTTGGCTGTTCATTATTTCAAATATAATTTGGGTGACGGATCGACTTTGATACCGTTTTTGAATGAAACGTTGAAGGAAAATGAAACGTATAGAATTAATTCTCCAATTGACATGCATGGATATCCAACAACACAATCAGTTATTAAAATTGTTTCTGAAGCAACATCAATGAAAGATTGTTTGAAAACAAGTATAGATTATGGCGGAGATACAGATACTGTCGCAGCTTTATGTATGGCGATTTTAAGTCACAAACAAAACTGTGATAAAGTACTACCTTCGTTTTTGTATGAAGATTTAGAAAATGATAAGTTCGGGAAAGACTTTTTGATAAAATTAGATTTGGAGCTATCGAATAAATTTAAATAA
- a CDS encoding metallophosphoesterase family protein gives MKRTVVFGDIHGGLKALIQLLDRVEIKENDRLVFLGDYVDGWSESRQVIDFLIELSQKQECVFIRGNHDVWCHEWLKSDVVNNIWFLHGGKSTIESYKDIDPLQKEKHLVFFENMKDYFVDENNNLFIHAGFSSMHGPEKEHYASNFSWDRTLWEMALTMDKRIQKDSVLYPKRLLLYNEIYIGHTPTLHYNIKIPMQGCNVWNIDTGAGFYGKLTCIDVETKVFWQSDAVQSFYSNEKGRNK, from the coding sequence ATGAAACGAACAGTAGTTTTTGGCGATATTCACGGTGGCTTAAAAGCTTTAATTCAATTATTGGATCGAGTTGAAATTAAAGAAAATGATCGACTTGTTTTTCTTGGAGATTATGTTGACGGTTGGAGTGAATCTCGACAAGTAATTGATTTTTTGATTGAATTATCTCAGAAACAAGAATGTGTTTTTATAAGAGGAAATCATGACGTTTGGTGTCATGAATGGTTGAAGAGCGATGTTGTAAATAATATTTGGTTTTTGCATGGAGGGAAATCAACCATAGAAAGTTATAAAGATATTGATCCGTTACAAAAAGAGAAGCATCTCGTTTTTTTTGAAAATATGAAAGATTATTTTGTAGACGAGAATAATAATTTGTTTATTCATGCCGGTTTTTCATCGATGCATGGTCCCGAAAAAGAGCATTATGCAAGTAATTTTTCATGGGATAGAACACTTTGGGAAATGGCTTTGACAATGGATAAAAGAATTCAAAAAGATTCGGTTTTATATCCCAAAAGATTATTGCTTTATAATGAGATTTACATTGGTCACACGCCAACACTTCATTACAATATTAAGATTCCGATGCAAGGTTGTAATGTTTGGAACATTGACACAGGAGCCGGTTTTTATGGAAAACTAACTTGTATTGATGTTGAAACAAAAGTGTTTTGGCAAAGTGATGCAGTGCAAAGTTTCTATTCAAATGAAAAAGGAAGAAATAAATAG
- a CDS encoding nucleoside 2-deoxyribosyltransferase domain-containing protein has protein sequence MTKIFRAPEEIPLQSDKKTIFLAGSIEMDTAINWQKRCEELLQDRFVIFNPRRKEWDSSWSQTIENDNFKEQVNWELNALEKADIIIMYFAGNTMSPISLLEFGLYAQSNKMKVVVEENFWRKGNVDIVCDRYSIEQFKTLEELIQNLLK, from the coding sequence ATGACGAAAATTTTTAGAGCCCCAGAAGAAATTCCTTTGCAAAGTGATAAAAAAACGATTTTTTTGGCAGGATCTATAGAAATGGATACAGCGATAAATTGGCAAAAACGTTGTGAAGAATTGTTACAAGACAGATTTGTGATTTTTAATCCCAGAAGAAAAGAGTGGGATAGTAGTTGGTCACAAACGATCGAAAATGATAATTTTAAAGAGCAGGTTAATTGGGAACTTAATGCATTAGAAAAAGCAGATATCATTATTATGTATTTTGCAGGAAATACAATGTCGCCAATATCTTTACTTGAATTTGGGCTTTATGCTCAATCTAATAAAATGAAAGTAGTCGTAGAAGAAAACTTTTGGCGCAAGGGCAATGTCGATATTGTGTGCGACAGATATTCGATAGAACAATTTAAAACACTAGAAGAGTTAATTCAAAATTTACTAAAATAA